In Silene latifolia isolate original U9 population chromosome X, ASM4854445v1, whole genome shotgun sequence, the following proteins share a genomic window:
- the LOC141623917 gene encoding putative WRKY transcription factor 11 yields MMSMEVMGYKRKLKEEEMWMEEGVKSMEHMVRLLSSKPHEPEFREATEATVGNFKRLISAINRTGHARFRRAPLLKQNPNPKANNSSISVIPTRQHHPMTLDFSKPSNTKTKEEEVPSFSVSSSANSSFMSSITAEGSVSNGRLFGPSSVFVSAPCSSSGKPPLSSSSSYKKRCHNHGSHHAHPDSSDDLSTKISGSSSATACHCSSKTRKIRVKKTIRVAAISSKVADIPADEYSWRKYGQKPIKGSPYPRGYYKCSTVRGCPARKHVERATDDPTMLVVTYEGEHRHSSHPIVMSSSQQTISLLPSTTTTTTTNNNNNNSSSVPSWLFSLQQPQLTLT; encoded by the exons atgatgaGTATGGAAGTAATGGGTTACAAAAGAAAATTGAAAGAGGAAGAAATGTGGATGGAAGAAGGTGTGAAGTCCATGGAGCACATGGTCCGCCTGCTCTCCTCTAAACCTCATGAACCTGAGTTCCGAGAGGCTACCGAAGCGACAGTCGGTAACTTTAAGCGTCTTATCTCCGCCATCAATCGTACCGGCCACGCTCGCTTTCGCCGTGCCCCTCTTCTTAAACAAAACCCAAACCCGAAAGCAAACAATAGTAGTATTAGTGTTATTCCAACTAGGCAGCACCACCCTATGACGTTAGATTTCAGTAAACCTAGTAATACTAAGACGAAAGAGGAGGAGGTGCCTTCGTTTAGCGTATCATCGTCTGCTAACTCGTCTTTCATGTCATCAATAACAGCAGAAGGAAGTGTCTCCAACGGTAGGCTGTTTGGACCGTCTTCTGTGTTTGTTTCTGCTCCTTGTTCGTCTTCTGGAAAGCCACCtctttcttcatcttcatcttatAAGAAGAGGTGTCATAATCATGGTTCCCACCACGCTCACCCTGATTCTTCTGACGATCTCTCCACTAAAATATCTGGATCCAGCTCTGCTACTGCCTGCCACTGTTCCTCTAAAACAAG GAAAATAAGAGTGAAAAAGACAATAAGGGTGGCGGCGATCAGCTCAAAGGTGGCTGACATTCCGGCGGATGAGTACTCTTGGAGAAAGTATGGCCAGAAGCCAATCAAGGGCTCTCCTTACCCACG AGGATACTACAAGTGTAGTACAGTAAGAGGATGCCCAGCAAGGAAGCACGTCGAGCGGGCGACCGATGATCCTACCATGTTGGTAGTAACTTATGAGGGAGAGCATCGCCACTCTTCTCACCCAATCGTCATGTCCTCTTCGCAACAAACCATCTCGCTTCTCCcctcgaccaccaccaccaccacaaccaacaacaacaataacaactccTCCTCCGTCCCGAGTTGGTTGTTCTCTCTGCAGCAGCCTCAACTCACTTTAACTTAG
- the LOC141619961 gene encoding uncharacterized protein LOC141619961, whose product MYSDKLGGSTAIRGQQDFTSWRFDNSLLDVPFFGPLFTWFNNRSDDQLIMERLDRACANTDLFQLFPAISVMHLPILVSDHAPIILKFFPPTKVVRRPYRIDNWCLNSPEIAHIVDCAWKLHFPGSPMYVLSRQLSSVRFSIMQWQQPAYWLQRAKLKHEILDGLPSRFLYSRVKQRSSHQRILALLSRSGEWLFTPDQISLEITSFFHDLLCSTPPSDPGSPLGFIDPLMDSLDLPILSSADCSLLSAPFTEHDILRALNGMDGSKSPGPDGITPKFYQTFWPQIGHLVTMALLRFLNSGVMLKEWNNTHIILIPKVDKPELISQFRPIDFLQCYLSTLASKCLANRIKLVISSIVSKLGKLLFPPETYVGWMSYYS is encoded by the exons ATGTATTCTGATAAATTAGGTGGTTCCACTGCCATTCGAGGTCAACAGGATTTCACCTCCTGGAGATTTGACAACTCTTTGCTTGACGTTCCTTTCTTTGGTCCTCTGTTTACTTGGTTTAATAATCGCTCAGATGATCAACTAATTATGGAACGACTTGATCGTGCTTGTGCCAATACtgatttgtttcaacttttcccAGCAATCTCGGTTATGCATCTTCCAATTCTTGTTTCGGACCATGCTCCAATTATTCTCAAGTTTTTCCCTCCTACAAAAGTTGTAAGACGTCCCTACCGCATTGATAATTGGTGTTTGAACTCCCCTGAGATTGCCCACATAGTTGATTGTGCATGGAAACTTCATTTTCCTGGCTCTCCGATGTATGTTTTATCCAGGCAGCTTTCTTCTGTGCGTTTTTCTATAATGCAATGG CAGCAACCTGCTTATTGGTTACAACGAGCTAAGTTGAAGCATGAAATTCTAGATGGCCTCCCATCGCGGTTCTTGTATTCTCGTGTTAAGCAACGCTCTTCACATCAGCGTATCCTTGCACTACTTTCTCGTTCGGGCGAATGGTTGTTTACTCCAGATCAGATTTCGTTGGAGATCACTTCTTTCTTTCATGACCTGCTGTGCTCTACCCCTCCTAGTGATCCTGGCTCGCCACTAGGATTTATTGACCCTCTGATGGACTCTCTTGATCTTCCGATACTAAGCTCTGCTGACTGTTCTTTGTTATCTGCTCCTTTCACTGAACATGATATTCTCCGTGCTCTTAATGGGATGGATGGCTCCAAATCACCAGGCCCTGATGGTATTACCCCGAAGTTTTACCAGACTTTTTGGCCCCAGATTGGTCATTTAGTTACGATGGCTTTGCTTCGCTTCCTTAATTCAGGGGTTATGTTGAAGGAATGGAATAATACCCATATCATACTTATTCCTAAGGTTGACAAGCCGGAATTGATTTCTCAATTCCGTCCCATCGACTTTCTGCAATGTTATTTATCTACTTTGGCTTCCAAGTGCCTTGCCAATCGGATCAAACTTGTTATTTCATCGATTGTTTCGAAACTCGGCAAGCTTTTGTTCCCTCCCGAAACTTATGTCGGATGGATGTCTTATTACTCATGA